A single window of Nicotiana sylvestris chromosome 3, ASM39365v2, whole genome shotgun sequence DNA harbors:
- the LOC138888427 gene encoding uncharacterized protein — MPKFDLYDGHGDPVAHLKGFCSKIRGAGGKGELLMAYFSQSLSGSVLEWYTQQDHGRWYIWDDLAQAFACHFQYNLEIILDRPSLTKLEKKHNESFREYGFRWREQAARVDPPMKESEMVDYFLQALEPTYYGHLVSAIGKSFNEVVKMGGMVEEGLKTNKIMSYSSIKAITQAIQSGTGGVIGKKKKEDVAIIGARYREMMAIENSYSRAH; from the exons atgcccaagtttgatttgtacgatgggcacggtgatccagtagcgcACTTGAAAGGGTTTTGTAGCAAAATAAGGGGAGCTGGAGGGAAAGGTGAGTTattaatggcatatttcagtcagagtctgagtggttcggtgctggagtggtacactcagcaggatcacggaagatggtacatatgggatgatctagcccaggcatttgcttgccacttccagtacaatctcgagattattctGGATCGTCCGTCTTTgacgaaacttgagaaaaagcacaatgagagttttagggagtatggttttaggtggagagaacaggcagccagggttgaccctccaatgaaagaaagtgaaatggtggattattttctgcaggcttTAGAACCTACATATTACGGCCATCTAGTATCAGCTATAggtaagtccttcaatgaagtggtaaagatgggcggtatggtagaagaagggctcaagacaaacaaaatcatgagttattcgtcTATTAAGGCAatcactcaggccattcaaagcggaactgggggagtaattggaaagaagaagaaagaggat gttgcgataattgg GGCACGATACAGAGAAATGatggcaattgaaaacagctattcaagagctcattga